In Ptychodera flava strain L36383 chromosome 6, AS_Pfla_20210202, whole genome shotgun sequence, the sequence TTTGTATTTTCTATGTTATGTTCTTCCTCTCTCTCTACTCCTCCGTATAAGCTATCTCCTTCTCCTCGAATTCTTTCTCCGTATATTTTGTCGAATAGAAGACAGATAAAGGTAATGAGCTTGGTTTTCTAGTTCGAAATATCAGCAAAGACGAAAAAGTTCTGACGCCAACAGCCAGCCCATTTACACTTTGAGTTTCTTGGGTGTTGCAGGGCCCATAGGGTACAGGGaacagtcccctggggtggggaggaaggtgttttttgtgcaacggtttaccttatttgattttatcaattttgactatgatatttcaaataaagagttcaactctacaccgtctgactgctttattattaccgacaagtccttatcttctctccaacttgtgtatacacctctgtaattgctccgacaacattgccaacttgctttcgactccaaactgtctgactgtgtttccaatgcctacaattccttatctcctcttcaaccagtgcacataccactctaattgctgcgcaaacattgccaacttgttaatgactgagcGGATTAGCTTAATAAGTCAACatcacagccgtcacacacgtagtgAAATAATGCGTGtatgacggctgtggtgttgactcaatcacttaatccgctgatacggacagcggattagcaagttggcaatgttgtCGGAGCTCGAGCAATTACagaggtgtatacacaagttggagaggagataaggacttgtcggtaataataaagcagtcagacggtgtagagttgaactctttatttgaaatatcatagtcaaaattaataaaatcaaataaggtaaaccgttgcacaaaaaacaccttcctccccaccccaggagACTGTCCCCTGTACCCTGTGCAGGGCCCAGGTCTATATTGACGCTTTGCAAATACAGGGGATTAACCCGAGAAAACTGTCTATATTGACGCTTTGCAAATACAGGGGATTAACCCGAGAAAACTGTGTGCGTCCACTGACACCGACCTAAGCCCTCTATGTTTATGTTAGGCATCACGACAACGACAAAAATGGCTTATGGATTTTAGTAAGTTCGTTTAAAATGGTATGAATTTTCCTTCCCCAACTGCCTCTGTTATTGTGGTCGATTATATCTTTGCCTACatggtttttattttttgttgacactgCTCGTGGGCTTCTATTTAGTCCAATGGCTGCCCCAGGGGGTGtactatttatattttcatatggGGGTTTGTCAGGCGATTTGAAAACATCTACCATGAGAATCCCAGAAATACGTCTCATTGTTAGGAATTTTGCTTGACAATTTCTGgaaattttcatctttattCTGTTGCATGTGAAGGTTTTCCTAAAGAACAGGacatttcatttactttgttatCAGCCCATGGTTAGGGTTTTAAGgatgaaaaaatcattcatgtttagggattttttggtgaaaaagtgacccattTGGAGAGCACTTGCCCGTACACCTTTTCTATATAGTACCCCAGGGGCTTTGCCGCAGCATTGTCCGCTACTATTCGATAAATTGCATTGTCTCTGGAAATGCCGTCCATCAATTTCTGGATGCTCTCTTTATTTTCATATGGCAAGCAAAAGCACCACTTCCTCTTCGGACTAATTATTACCACGTCCCACTGACGCTTCTGTCAATTTTAAACACACGACAACTGAACAAAGCCATAGGTTACCTCGAAAATATGCCCAAAAGTCGCCGCATGGGGGCGTTTTTGACGTCGCTAATTTTAGCTGCGTTCTCACGCACTGAGAACGAGGAATAAGGAACAAATCTTTGTTGTAAgttggttttttttgcaaaaactcTGATGACGGTACGATCTGCTGACTGAACTAATACTGTCGATTTTTTgagatcaaaattttaaagcttGATTTATTTAACTTTCCTTTTATTCAAGATGGCGCCTTATTTTCAAAGCCTCATAATGAAAATGATGAACATCTTGACGAAACCAACAAGGGCATACCATACGGCAAGGAAACAAACAAAGGTTAGTCACACAGGTTtcatacaaaagaaacaaatcaaGTGGATATTGCTTCGTCATTGAAGGAAAGGAAAAGCTGAGAAAAACAAGGCTTTTTAAAAAGTTCTTTACAAGAATGTTTTGACAGTCACTGTTGCATAGTGTGCAATGACCAAAATAGCGATCAGATATATACTAGGAACTGGTATCTCCAAGGTATATACCCAGAACATATTAACTTGAACTCTGGTATGAATTTTTGTATGACACATTGTGCGTTGTGTCTATATATCGTTTTCTTCCTCTATGTCGACCTGTTGGCGGGAATGGAAGACGGATGGAGATAAAGTTAACATGATTTTACTGGTTCGAGAATATTCGTAGTtagcacagtcgctcgagagctattcagctctgggactattcgcccatagacgagtatacagaagcgagaaataccccaagtcaggaaacagaatggctataaaaaccgcgccatgtaacattttgtgtccgatttcactgtgaaaattagcaagttcatctatcatgcaaccgtcgatcgttccctatcattctaaaatgtcatacctgatactttatctgattcaaaaacgcttgtttcgtgtgattttcggccgaattcgacggacacctcgccaaaacctggggggtgagcaacattccggtcacctcttgggtacctccactttactgacgttggcgccgcctacccatgagggatgactggaatgttgctcacgtttatgttttggccaggtgtctctcgaactcggccgaaaatcacaggaaatgagcattttgtaagcagatgaagtatcaggtatgaattttcgtgtgattttcggcccagttcagaagacacgtcgctaaaacataaggcatgaacaaccctccagtcacccctcatgggtacgctgcgctaacgtcagtaaagtggaggtgcccaacgtccactgtaaggtgaccggaatgttgctcacgcttatgttttagcgacgtgtccgtcgaattcggccgaaaatcacacgaaacgagcgtttgtgaagcaaatcaagtaccaggtatgaattttgagaatgatagggaacggtcgacggttacatgatagatgaacttgctacttttcacgttaaaatcgaacgtcgaagatgacatggtggcacaatccctatacgaaatagccatttcatttcctgacttggggtatttctcgcttctgtatactcgtctatggggcgaatagtcccagagctgaatagctctcgagcgactgtggtagTTAGCTATGAGTCCTGACACCCACAGGCAGCTCAATCCAAAACCGCACTGGAGAAGGCGTGGAAATTGTTCTTCATTAGTCAAAGATAATTACTAAAGAGAGATGAACAATCTGCTTACTGGACTGTGTTGTCAAACACTTCTCTTTGCTGACAAAGTTCATGTAGCTTTTAATTAATTCATGATTGCGCCATTATTCCAGGGTATCAAGATTGCGAAAATGTAGAAGATCTTGAAAAAGTCAAACCGGATGAAGTCGATGATAAAGAAACTGACACAGGTATATGAAaaacattttaagcaaaatgtTAAATACGAACACAATTGTAAGCGTATCCGCAAATCAAACAGCATGTATGAAAATAGAGTATGAGGTAGTGGTGGACTCCCTGTTGTGAATTTGAAGTTTTACAAGGTCTGTGTTCCTAAGGGATAGTCCGTTAATATGTTAGATGGATTAGAAGATTGAAAGAGCATTTTCTTATTTCCTTCCCCACTTAGAACTTTTTTTCACCTTggatggaatttttttttactaccTCTCCCAGACGAATTCTCTTTCCCCGAGTGCATCTCATTGGCAATATTCGCTTTTCTTTTCGTCGGAACGTGTTTCTTTACATGGCATAAAATGTGTAACTGCACAAAGTTGACTCTGATTGTAGGCGTGAAAAATCTGCTTCAGCAAGTTGGAAAGACAATATAGTAGCAGTCTGTCATGCAGTAAAATTAATGAAGGCCGATACGATGATTACAAAAGAAGCTTTTGAAGATTCAGTCAGTGAAAAGGAGATCAAAGTACCACTATTCAGCAAGTAAGTTTATTCTGGTGGTAAAAGCATCGAGATAGAACCAGACAAAGCCTGGAAGAACCGCAAAATACACAGACAGGAGATAAATTATACGCACTGAAATGGCACAAATATCCCAACTGCTGGAGAGGTCAAACAAGGAGTGTCCCGGTCCCGACACTGAAAATGctgaatattacaatttaaaattgAGGCatttggtggccattttggaaTGTTTTGAACGTGCAGGTTTCATAAAGATTCAAAGATATAGTATAAAATGATGTCTTGGTATTACGTTGCTTAGAGACAAGAGAATATCCTAATTGGAAAAATCCTATTAGAAGCAATGGCTTAAACTGACGTGGGTTTTTTTCAGCGCCCCTTTACTAATGCCGAGAAATCCAAATGCACCTTCTATAATGCTATAAATAGTCCAACCCTAACAGTTAGCAGCAACTGGTCAATAAATACAAGGAAGGTTGTTAAACACACACTTTTTTATTGGCTGGAATTATGTTACAGATACTCTCGAAGACGAAGTGGTCCACATGTCTTTTCcaaattttctgatctacctatAATTTATACAAAATGCCATGATTCTggtatttacaatgattttttaTCCGTCACTAAGTTTGGTGCAGAAATTTAGCCATTCCTACCTCAATCATTGTTTTcgtttattttctctttttttggtAAGACCATTCAGGATATGTGAAATTCCTTTGGAGACCGGTCCCTGCTCACCCGGAGACCTTAATTGTTGTCCATGCACCGTTCGATCAGAAAGAGCTGACTGTTGCAAAAACATTTGCCAAGTTCTTTAAGTCTCATCTTGGAGAAAAAAGCATTGTGGAAGCTGTAGACATCTCAGACTATACTAGTGAGGAGGTCAATGTGGAGAAAATCGGTAACGCCGACAGAATAATATTGGTTGCCTCAAAAAAACTGAGAATACTATGTGGAAATGGCGGGCAAAGCAACAGAGAAGCACCGGATAATGTAATATTGGACTTGATCTATCGCGTCTTGAACGTATCGAGACAGCCTGGGCATGACCGAGTTTTTGCGACGTATTTCAAATATAGCACGGAGGAAGAGTTTCCGAGCAAACTGATCCCGAAGTTTGGTCGCGTGTACAGGCTCGATTTTACCAAACTGGAAACTGTAGAGACCTTCTTTGGTAGATTATTGCACAAGAAAGGGACAGTCTCCTTCCCGGCCATCAGAAACGGTGATGACGGCGGCGTAGGAGTCAAGCTCCGCAGAGAAATTGAAGACGCCGTGCGACGTAAGAAGACCGTTTCGCTGATGACGAGGCTTATTAGGCACGGGGAAAGTATGGGATTCTGCGAGAGTAAGTATCATTGATATTTTGAGTATCATATAGTGCAAGAATATGCGCCACTGATTGGCGAGCTGACGTTAGGAAATTCGGCATAAACTTTTGGAGTGGAACGCCAACTGCAGTTCCGAACAGaacaaacaataaaattaaAGATTTATTATACTTATTCTACAATCATATTGTCTCTCTATAGCTTCCATGATTAAAGTTCATTCGATTTATCTACCTCGCTTAATCTTTGTAAACATAGAAGTTGTGTTCATTATTTTACAATTGGCGCTTTTGCTTTATCATCAGGCGATTTTCAGAAAACTTGTTTGGATATCTTTCGCCAAGAGAGATTGATTACTCGTGAAGAGTGTCAGCTGGTACAACAAGAATGTACACTGACCAACAAGGTTGACACGCTGCAGAGACTTGTAAACAACAAGGCCATGCCAATCGTTCCAGAGTACCAAAAGCT encodes:
- the LOC139135696 gene encoding uncharacterized protein; translation: MDGALFSKPHNENDEHLDETNKGIPYGKETNKGYQDCENVEDLEKVKPDEVDDKETDTDHSGYVKFLWRPVPAHPETLIVVHAPFDQKELTVAKTFAKFFKSHLGEKSIVEAVDISDYTSEEVNVEKIGNADRIILVASKKLRILCGNGGQSNREAPDNVILDLIYRVLNVSRQPGHDRVFATYFKYSTEEEFPSKLIPKFGRVYRLDFTKLETVETFFGRLLHKKGTVSFPAIRNGDDGGVGVKLRREIEDAVRRKKTVSLMTRLIRHGESMGFCESDFQKTCLDIFRQERLITREECQLVQQECTLTNKVDTLQRLVNNKAMPIVPEYQKLIDVWKDNMPNDGPKKYLLRNRITFIEGIMCIGPLLDKLRQAKVISYNVASGVQNERTEEDKVRRLLDELPNTRKAVSEFREILRKDYPWLADMIESDSSEEEEGDDSKTSI